The Lycium barbarum isolate Lr01 chromosome 9, ASM1917538v2, whole genome shotgun sequence genome has a segment encoding these proteins:
- the LOC132612197 gene encoding uncharacterized protein LOC132612197, protein MRRTASQNNLEEFDPEPERTFNRRRRDLNLLQNPQVVAEVPVVMANHQPAKVREVSVPRVADVTSSIVKPTIEGHFELKHPMIQFLHSSGQFTGMSHEDPQRHIHTFLQIVDTFATGRVTKEYVRLTLFPFSLLGNASNWLLAEPANSITTWDDLATKFLTRPGRGLKVFSEIALITIRRMKFWHTFIESLDTQHKSSLDTAVGGQALDLSYKELFTLLNRFTQSTPDWQDDAASSSVRKAPGVYKVDNFTTLSAQIDAMRTELRKLDVAQAPPQVHAVQQAIAFCDICGEGHNSDECPANPTSIYFVGNAGKGQGNKNQYGNSYNPNWRNHPNFRWSDNSGNQKQNYQSAPAPQAPTNNMEEMMKKMMGDMQKMMIDQQKLIPDNQNHDLAVRNLERQMGQIAGAQNTRPPGGLPSDTNVNPKPWNAVTLRNGRELEEVTAKKASREEAVKEKIAKETSEKGKAVEESGAKQPQAVVANPPPPFPQRLARQKEEATYKKFLDLLKQVNVNVPLVDMLQGIHKYAKYIKDIVANKSRFTEYATVALTEECTSRIQNRLPTKLKDPGSFTIEISIGTQVVARALCDLGASINLMSSSIFRKIGLGVPRPTTIVLLLAGISLARPESIIEDVLVQVGSLIIPADFVILDFEPDPEVPFILGRSFLATGRALIDVAAGQLTMRVHDKVEVFNVYQALKMPAIYEKLSAITVLNDDTRRPFITSHDPLERALVGDDIFADTMAFEMVQNLDMESFYIRGVEFEH, encoded by the exons ATGCGAAGGACTGCGAGTCAAAACAATCTTGAGGAATTCGATCCTGAGCCTGAACGGACTTTCAATCGGCGTAGGAGAGATTTGAATTTATTGCAGAACCCACAGGTTGTCGCAGAAGTACCTGTGGTCATGGCTAATCATCAACCGGCGAAAGTGAGAGAGGTTTCAGTGCCTCGGGTGGCAGATGTCACTTCAAGCATTGTCAAGCCCACCATCGAAGGGCACTTTGAGCTGAAGCATCCTATGATTCAATTTCTTCACTCTAGTGGGCAATTCACAGGAATGTCACATGAGGATCCTCAGCGGCACATCCATACTTTTCTGCAGATTGTGGATACTTTTGCCACTGGAAGGGTCACGAAAGAATATGTTCGATTGACACTGTTCCCCTTCTCTCTTTTGGGGAATGCAAGTAACTGGTTATTAGCAGAGCCTGCCAATTCTATCACTACGTGGGATGACTTGGCAACGAAATTCTTGACAAG GCCAGGGAGAGGTTTAAAGGTCTTCTCAGAGATTGCCCTCATCACCATCAGACGAATGAAGTTCTGGCACACATTTATTGAGAGTCTGGATACCCAACATAAGTCATCACTAGACACTGCTGTCGGAGGGCAGGCTCTTGATCTAAGCTATAAAGAACTATTCACACTATTGAACAGGTTTACTCAGAGCACTCCAGACTGGCAGGATGATGCAGCTAGCAGTTCAGTTAGGAAAGCACCGGGTGTCTATAAAGTAGACAATTTTACAACATTATCAGCACAGATTGATGCCATGCGCACCGAACTCAGGAAGTTAGATGTGGCACAAGCGCCACCACAGGTGCATGCAGTGCAGCAAGCCATAGCCTTTTGTGATATCTGCGGAGAGGGTCATAACAGTGATGAATGCCCTGCAAATCCCACATCCATATACTTTGTGGGTAATGCAGGCAAGGGGCAAGGAAATAAAAATCAGTATGGAAATTCCTACAACCCAAATTGGAGGAACCATCCGAATTTCAGGTGGAGTGACAACTCAGGTAATCAGAAGCAGAACTATCAGTCAGCACCTGCTCCTCAAGCTCCCACCAACAATATGGAAGAGATGATGAAAAAGATGATGGGTGACATGCAGAAGATGATGATAGATCAGCAGAAGTTGATACCAGATAATCAGAATCACGATTTGGCAGTACGGAATTTAGAGAGGCAGATGGGACAGATAGCTGGTGCACAAAATACTAGACCACCtggaggacttccaagtgacacaAATGTGAATCCCAAGCCTTGGAATGCTGTAACTCTGCGAAATGGGCGAGAACTAGAGGAAGTAACTGCAAAGAAAGCTAGTCGAGAGGAGGCTGTAAAAGAGAAGATTGCCAAAGAAACGAGTGAAAAAGGGAAGGCTGTGGAAGAATCAGGGGCAAAGCAGCCACAGGCCGTGGTTGCAAATCCACCGCCTCCATTCCCTCAACGTCTGGCAAGACAGAAAGAAGAGGCTacttataagaagtttcttgattTGCTTAAGCAGGTAAACGTGAACGTCCCCTTGGTCGATATGTTGCAGGGTATTCATAAGTATGCTAAGTACATCAAAGATATTGTTGCAAATAAGAGTCGTTTCACAGAGTATGCCACGGTTGCACTCACTGAGGAGTGCACTTCTCGTATTCAGAACAGGTTGCCCACAAAATTGAAGGATCCCGGAAGTTTCACTATTGAGATTTCTATTGGGACACAGGTTGTTGCTCGAGCACTTTGTGACCTAGGTGCAAGTATAAATCTGATGTCTTCGTCTATCTTTCGGAAGATAGGTTTGGGAGTGCCCAGACCAACCACTATAGTTCTTCTGTTAGCAGGCATATCGTTAGCAAGACCCGAAAGCATTATTGAAGATGTATTGGTACAAGTGGGGTCGTTGATAATTCCTGCTGACTTTGTGATACTGGATTTTGAGCCAGACCCGGAAGTCCCATTTATTTTGGGGCGTTCGTTCTTGGCCACAGGGAGAGCACTTATTGATGTAGCTGCTGGGCAGCTTACCATGCGAGTACATGATAAAGTAGAGGTATTCAATGTATACCAAGCTTTGAAGATGCCTGCAATATATGAGAAGCTGTCCGCCATCACTGTTCTGAATGATGATACCCGAAGACCATTCATCACCTCTCATGATCCATTGGAGAGAGCCTTGGTGGGGGATGATATTTTTGCTGACACTATGGCGTTTGAGATGGTGCAGAATCTGGATATGGAAAGTTTTTATATTCGGGGAGTCGAGTTTGAGCACTAG